A stretch of Ligilactobacillus faecis DNA encodes these proteins:
- the dhaL gene encoding dihydroxyacetone kinase subunit DhaL, whose product MELTVETLNNWMELFAQKVSANKSYLSELDTPIGDGDHGNNMARGMVAVTEALQTKHPTELTASLKLIAMSLISKVGGAAGPLYGTAFLEMAKTSQQTTDLVELLQAAVLGIKKRGGAKLGDKTLVDVWEVVVTKFPELTSQQIEQAVLATKDLEAKKGRASYLGERSIGHLDPGAVSSGYLFEALLEAEGRL is encoded by the coding sequence ATGGAACTAACAGTAGAAACTTTAAATAATTGGATGGAACTTTTCGCACAAAAGGTAAGCGCAAACAAATCTTATTTGAGTGAACTCGATACACCGATCGGCGATGGTGATCACGGAAATAATATGGCCCGCGGAATGGTCGCAGTCACCGAAGCTTTGCAAACAAAACATCCAACAGAGCTGACAGCCAGTCTCAAACTGATCGCGATGTCTTTGATCAGCAAAGTTGGCGGTGCTGCCGGTCCGCTTTATGGTACGGCCTTTTTAGAAATGGCCAAGACAAGCCAGCAAACGACCGACTTAGTTGAACTTTTACAGGCTGCTGTTTTAGGGATCAAAAAACGTGGCGGCGCTAAACTAGGTGATAAAACGCTGGTCGATGTCTGGGAAGTCGTCGTCACTAAATTTCCAGAGCTCACTTCACAACAGATCGAACAAGCTGTTTTAGCGACTAAAGACCTCGAAGCTAAAAAAGGACGGGCTTCGTATTTAGGTGAACGTTCGATCGGCCATTTGGACCCCGGGGCCGTTTCAAGTGGTTACTTATTTGAGGCTCTTTTAGAAGCGGAGGGACGTTTATGA
- the dhaK gene encoding dihydroxyacetone kinase subunit DhaK, with protein sequence MKKIINEPSQVVSEMVAGLVLAYPEYLEQLPETTAVIRHDKASMQGQVGLVSGGGSGHEPAHAGFVGPGMLSAAVCGQVFTSPTPDQIYEAIKASDTGHGVFLIIKNYSGDVMNFEMAKDLAELDGIDVRFVIVDDDIAVENSLYTQGRRGVAGTVLMHKLLGAAAAKGASLTELEQLAQAILPKLKTIGVALSAATVPEVGKPGFVLAEDEIEYGVGIHSEPGYRREKLRPAKELVAEMLGKLDEALVLTPTKKYALLINGMGATPLMEQYIVSHDAFLWLKEKQITPVFCKVGNYMTSLEMAGISLTLLELDDAKWLDYLNYPVATIAW encoded by the coding sequence ATGAAAAAGATCATCAATGAACCAAGTCAAGTCGTTTCTGAAATGGTCGCAGGTCTTGTGTTAGCTTATCCTGAGTATTTAGAGCAACTCCCAGAAACAACGGCAGTCATCCGCCACGATAAAGCTTCGATGCAAGGTCAAGTTGGCCTTGTCAGTGGAGGTGGAAGCGGGCATGAACCAGCCCATGCTGGTTTCGTAGGTCCAGGAATGCTGAGTGCCGCGGTTTGCGGTCAAGTTTTCACCTCACCAACACCCGATCAGATCTACGAAGCGATCAAAGCCAGTGATACTGGTCATGGTGTCTTTTTGATCATCAAAAACTATTCTGGCGACGTGATGAACTTTGAGATGGCTAAAGACCTGGCCGAATTGGATGGGATCGATGTGCGCTTTGTGATCGTCGATGATGATATCGCAGTCGAAAACAGTTTGTATACCCAAGGACGCCGTGGCGTTGCTGGTACAGTTCTCATGCACAAACTCTTAGGAGCAGCCGCTGCTAAAGGGGCAAGCTTGACTGAGCTTGAACAACTGGCCCAAGCGATCTTACCAAAATTAAAGACGATCGGTGTTGCTTTGAGTGCTGCAACAGTCCCTGAAGTTGGCAAACCAGGCTTTGTCCTCGCCGAAGATGAGATCGAATACGGTGTTGGGATCCACAGTGAACCAGGTTATCGGCGTGAAAAATTGCGTCCAGCTAAAGAGCTTGTCGCCGAAATGCTTGGTAAACTCGATGAAGCTTTGGTTTTAACACCAACTAAAAAATATGCCCTTTTGATCAACGGCATGGGCGCTACACCGTTGATGGAACAATACATCGTTAGCCACGACGCCTTTTTATGGCTCAAAGAAAAACAGATCACACCGGTCTTTTGTAAAGTAGGAAATTACATGACTTCCCTTGAGATGGCAGGGATCTCTTTGACTTTACTTGAGCTTGACGATGCTAAATGGCTCGACTATCTCAATTATCCTGTCGCTACGATCGCATGGTAA
- the dhaS gene encoding dihydroxyacetone kinase transcriptional activator DhaS produces the protein MSKQTKQKIAQIFKQQVEQKGFEHVSVAQLMHQAQMRRQSFYDHFEDKYDLLTWTLKTMMQDDIENNLDYLPWQEIITLVFFDIQENANFYRSILQSQTEVDVVKELAWHFQVLLLHVLKQKGFVKEAKAYDLIETYSLGLTYTMTNVLFSPSAKEYDELAQKVINALEFALRT, from the coding sequence ATGTCAAAACAGACAAAGCAAAAGATCGCCCAGATCTTTAAACAGCAAGTCGAACAAAAAGGCTTCGAACATGTCAGTGTGGCACAACTCATGCACCAAGCTCAAATGCGACGCCAAAGTTTTTACGATCATTTTGAAGACAAATATGACTTACTGACTTGGACGCTCAAGACGATGATGCAAGATGATATCGAAAATAATCTTGATTATCTACCGTGGCAAGAGATCATCACACTCGTCTTTTTTGACATCCAAGAAAACGCTAATTTTTATCGAAGCATCTTACAAAGTCAAACAGAAGTCGATGTCGTCAAAGAACTTGCTTGGCATTTCCAAGTCTTGCTCTTACATGTCTTGAAGCAAAAAGGCTTTGTTAAAGAAGCAAAAGCCTATGATCTTATCGAGACGTATAGTTTAGGTCTGACTTATACGATGACCAATGTTTTATTTTCACCATCAGCTAAAGAATACGATGAGTTAGCCCAAAAAGTCATCAATGCACTTGAATTTGCCTTACGGACCTAA
- a CDS encoding glutamate--cysteine ligase, producing the protein MFSKIGELIFENEAVSKTSDFKMGLEVEMHRVDGTGNLSEEPYPAAIGDQKINPWITNDFLETMSEVVTPAASNALDAMHYLYSINTALRTALSPGEFLWPLSMPPKLTPERIKIAQAGPEKERYFKEWLKHHRVAEGAPCGAHINLSIDERLITMVYQKMPERFADEKAVRNYLYTIVAQGFVRYRWLLTYLFGASPIAEGNYFEAGKELKRPVRSLRQSREYGFGSKFTPDYTDLEHYVQVIERAVAKKEIYTAAQFHGPVRFKGATELKQLQKEGIAYLELRMLDLDPTSYVGIRTGTLRFIRLLASYFIMSPALNKNEVFDALEVAERRNELVALEDPTKPSQLAEAATALIEHLKVYIDLIQAGPEYQELIEDMEYRVKIPMNTPSARLVRNIKDGSLTEYALKRAKGYQKSALLALHPFRDFEDHAKLSANELKAKLFRGSWEPQHREEI; encoded by the coding sequence ATGTTTAGTAAAATTGGAGAATTGATCTTTGAAAATGAAGCTGTTTCCAAGACTTCAGATTTTAAAATGGGGCTTGAAGTTGAGATGCATCGTGTCGATGGGACTGGAAATTTGAGTGAAGAACCATATCCAGCTGCAATCGGAGATCAAAAGATCAATCCGTGGATCACCAATGATTTTTTAGAGACGATGTCAGAAGTCGTGACTCCAGCAGCTAGTAACGCTTTAGATGCGATGCACTACCTTTATAGCATCAATACGGCTTTGCGGACTGCACTGTCACCAGGGGAATTTTTATGGCCGTTATCGATGCCACCTAAGCTTACACCTGAACGGATCAAGATCGCTCAAGCAGGACCTGAAAAAGAGCGCTATTTCAAAGAATGGCTCAAACATCATCGCGTAGCTGAAGGTGCCCCTTGTGGCGCGCATATCAACTTGAGTATCGATGAACGTCTGATCACAATGGTCTATCAAAAGATGCCTGAAAGATTTGCTGATGAGAAAGCTGTCAGGAATTACTTATATACGATCGTTGCTCAAGGCTTTGTGCGTTATCGCTGGTTATTGACCTATCTTTTTGGCGCAAGTCCGATCGCAGAAGGCAATTATTTTGAGGCTGGTAAAGAATTGAAACGTCCAGTCAGAAGTTTGCGTCAAAGTCGAGAATATGGCTTTGGGTCTAAGTTTACGCCTGATTATACTGATCTGGAGCATTATGTGCAGGTGATCGAGCGCGCTGTCGCCAAAAAAGAGATCTATACTGCTGCACAATTCCACGGACCTGTGCGCTTTAAAGGTGCAACTGAGCTCAAGCAACTCCAAAAAGAGGGGATCGCATACTTAGAGTTGCGCATGCTCGATCTTGATCCGACCAGTTATGTTGGGATCAGAACTGGGACGTTACGTTTTATTCGTTTACTTGCAAGTTACTTTATCATGAGTCCTGCGTTAAATAAAAATGAAGTTTTTGATGCTTTAGAAGTGGCAGAAAGGCGTAATGAGCTTGTCGCTTTAGAGGATCCAACCAAACCTAGTCAATTAGCTGAGGCTGCCACAGCTTTGATCGAACATTTGAAAGTTTACATCGACTTGATCCAAGCTGGGCCAGAATATCAAGAGTTGATCGAAGATATGGAGTATCGCGTCAAGATCCCGATGAACACACCTAGTGCCCGCCTAGTCCGCAACATTAAAGATGGTTCTTTAACTGAATATGCTTTAAAACGAGCTAAAGGTTATCAAAAGTCAGCTCTCTTAGCGTTGCATCCATTCCGTGATTTTGAAGATCATGCTAAACTGTCCGCAAATGAGCTCAAAGCCAAACTCTTTCGTGGTAGTTGGGAACCACAACATAGAGAAGAGATTTGA
- a CDS encoding SA1002 family membrane protein: MYWILFSALLLRLAFKYFHKTDNWLVLRSLGLLAGMLIVNILCSSLLLLGILWIDQHSQLLEKSSSFSILAFVTFITGIILYYALALFQRRFRYSKSILTLIEYYIQWILVFVTLYQVIFEDQFKNVAQIKKLSLLAPTDLIVGLFPALISSWIAIVLYKLTQNEL, encoded by the coding sequence ATGTATTGGATCTTATTTAGCGCACTACTCTTGCGTTTAGCTTTTAAGTATTTTCACAAGACAGATAACTGGCTAGTTCTTCGCTCGTTAGGATTATTGGCAGGGATGCTCATCGTAAACATATTATGCAGTAGTCTTTTGTTATTAGGTATTTTATGGATCGATCAACATTCACAACTTTTAGAAAAGAGTTCGAGCTTCAGCATTTTAGCTTTTGTGACGTTTATTACAGGGATCATTTTATATTATGCTTTAGCGCTTTTTCAGCGGCGCTTTCGCTACTCGAAAAGTATTTTGACGCTGATCGAATACTATATCCAATGGATCCTAGTCTTTGTCACGTTGTATCAGGTGATCTTTGAGGATCAATTCAAAAATGTCGCTCAAATAAAGAAGCTTTCACTATTAGCCCCGACCGATCTGATCGTGGGGCTGTTTCCAGCTCTGATCTCTAGTTGGATCGCGATCGTTTTATATAAGCTCACGCAAAATGAATTATAA
- a CDS encoding homocysteine S-methyltransferase family protein, whose amino-acid sequence MFEIPKLIASTPEPLLESVPEILGELDEIYAYHRQCLAHGAQMLETLTAKQGVAHLLAKGQSKRQAKALLGIAVDVALKAAEDHAKETGELPLVAGVLSPYGLQVAQKEYLLNKAQYLDFHLETLQTLLEQGPDCLGLVWQTKLSEPAAVLKWCTQNVPRLPVYVTLCLKDAKTLSDGTDLVEALNVLASFEQVVSLVIATCPENELLQAVKSFKETTALPVSVTNARKDLNELTKVLQKGVTSLANPTLLRLQVAKKSQLKIRGCDISSLYKRKVSQKSKI is encoded by the coding sequence TTGTTTGAGATACCGAAATTGATCGCTAGTACGCCCGAACCACTTTTAGAAAGTGTCCCAGAGATATTAGGCGAGTTAGACGAGATCTATGCCTATCATCGCCAATGTTTGGCGCATGGAGCGCAAATGCTTGAGACACTCACTGCTAAACAAGGTGTGGCGCATCTATTAGCTAAAGGACAAAGTAAACGACAAGCTAAGGCTTTGCTTGGGATCGCTGTTGATGTAGCTTTGAAAGCAGCTGAAGATCACGCTAAAGAAACAGGCGAGCTTCCGCTTGTCGCTGGTGTTTTAAGCCCGTATGGGTTGCAAGTCGCTCAAAAAGAATACTTACTGAACAAGGCGCAGTATTTAGATTTTCATCTTGAGACTTTACAAACGCTATTAGAGCAAGGACCAGATTGTTTAGGTCTTGTGTGGCAAACAAAGCTGTCTGAACCAGCTGCTGTTCTTAAATGGTGCACACAAAATGTGCCACGGTTACCCGTTTACGTGACTTTATGCTTAAAAGATGCCAAAACATTGAGCGATGGAACTGATCTAGTTGAGGCGCTCAATGTTTTGGCAAGTTTTGAACAAGTCGTTTCCTTAGTGATCGCCACTTGTCCAGAAAACGAGCTACTGCAAGCGGTAAAGAGCTTTAAAGAGACGACAGCGTTACCTGTGAGCGTGACTAATGCTCGAAAAGATCTAAATGAGCTGACAAAGGTGCTTCAAAAAGGTGTTACGAGTTTAGCTAACCCAACACTTTTACGCTTGCAAGTTGCTAAAAAGAGCCAGTTAAAAATAAGAGGCTGTGACATAAGTAGTCTCTATAAGAGAAAAGTATCTCAGAAATCGAAAATTTGA
- a CDS encoding IS1182 family transposase: protein MHSHYNINQTILNISLEYIPEKNHPALYINELVESLELKYNYQFGRPREYDLAAMLKLTLLAYSYGIFSSRKIERFARENKPAGWLIADQVPSYRTICRFRISDELATLTQESLTKLTAFLKKHNLIDDISFIDGTKILADANKYSFVWKKNVVRFDELNRQKVVELLGELHEAKVIGKIPKGSDLTLEALDVIIAKFEDYLVALDQKVEETRQVSPNPAKQERRKLKATYKKLLTRKEKMQNHQKQKDILRERNSYSKTDHDATFMRVKEDPMLNGQLKPAYNLQIATSNQFITGYKLFANPTDTRTLPTFIDHLNDNGVLGSTIVADAGYGSESNYRFCDDNYGDRTVLIPYGTMLKENSRKWKTDDHKIMNWSYNEKDDYYLDLNGVRFNFSNYSKRTDKYGFTRDFKVYTAEKFDDDHLIDPRALTKSGHVRKIMVNNAWEYFKAQQRALLSSSNTGSIYARRKIDVEPVFGRLKASLGFNRFSVRGSERVEKEMGIVVLAMNINKLVTVVTKINKIRKEKVSQKSNFRFLRYFSLIETTYVTASYF from the coding sequence ATACACAGTCATTATAACATTAATCAGACTATTTTGAACATCTCTTTAGAATATATTCCTGAAAAAAATCATCCAGCTCTCTACATCAATGAACTTGTTGAAAGTTTAGAACTCAAGTATAACTATCAATTTGGACGCCCTCGTGAATATGATCTAGCTGCTATGCTAAAGCTCACTTTACTTGCTTATAGCTATGGTATCTTTAGTAGTCGAAAAATTGAGAGATTTGCTCGCGAAAATAAGCCTGCTGGTTGGTTGATCGCTGATCAAGTCCCTTCTTATCGAACTATTTGTCGTTTTCGGATCTCTGATGAGTTAGCTACCTTAACACAAGAGAGTTTAACTAAATTGACAGCTTTTCTAAAAAAACATAATCTGATTGATGACATTTCTTTCATTGACGGTACGAAGATCCTTGCGGATGCTAATAAGTATTCTTTTGTCTGGAAGAAAAATGTCGTTCGTTTTGATGAGCTCAATCGTCAAAAAGTTGTTGAACTTTTAGGCGAGCTCCACGAAGCTAAAGTTATCGGAAAGATCCCCAAAGGATCTGACCTGACTTTGGAAGCATTAGATGTAATAATTGCCAAGTTTGAAGATTATCTAGTTGCTTTAGATCAAAAAGTCGAAGAAACTAGACAAGTATCGCCGAACCCTGCGAAACAAGAACGTCGAAAATTAAAGGCAACCTACAAAAAACTATTAACGCGTAAAGAAAAAATGCAAAATCACCAAAAACAAAAAGACATCCTTAGAGAACGAAATAGTTACTCTAAAACTGACCATGATGCTACTTTTATGCGTGTAAAAGAAGATCCAATGTTAAACGGACAACTAAAACCTGCTTATAATCTTCAAATTGCTACTAGTAACCAGTTTATTACCGGGTATAAGTTATTTGCTAATCCAACTGATACAAGAACGCTTCCTACTTTTATTGACCATTTGAATGACAATGGCGTACTTGGTTCAACTATCGTTGCTGATGCTGGGTATGGTTCTGAGAGTAATTATCGTTTTTGTGACGATAATTACGGTGATCGCACCGTTTTGATCCCTTATGGGACAATGCTCAAAGAGAATAGTCGCAAATGGAAAACTGATGATCATAAAATCATGAATTGGTCTTATAATGAAAAAGATGACTATTATTTAGACCTTAACGGTGTTAGATTCAATTTTTCAAACTATTCTAAAAGAACTGATAAGTATGGATTTACTAGAGATTTTAAAGTATATACTGCTGAAAAATTTGATGATGATCATTTGATAGATCCCCGAGCCTTAACTAAAAGTGGACACGTAAGGAAGATCATGGTCAATAATGCCTGGGAATATTTTAAAGCACAACAACGAGCTTTACTTTCATCTTCTAATACTGGATCAATCTATGCACGGCGCAAAATTGATGTTGAACCTGTTTTTGGAAGATTGAAGGCTTCTTTGGGATTCAACCGATTCTCAGTTAGGGGGAGCGAAAGAGTCGAAAAGGAAATGGGCATTGTAGTTTTGGCAATGAATATCAACAAATTAGTCACAGTAGTGACCAAGATAAACAAAATACGTAAAGAAAAAGTATCTCAGAAATCAAATTTTCGATTTCTGAGATACTTTTCTCTTATAGAGACTACTTATGTCACAGCCTCTTATTTTTAA
- a CDS encoding MFS transporter, which yields MRYRLQAYLFVFIAFMLGCNEYIIVGVLPDIATEYQMSLAPLGLLVTVFAIIYALCTPLVTAFTGRFKRHQVLLLLTSVFLLGNTWTALATDFTSLLLSRILTASVSGAIISLVLVMANYIAPREKRASLVSWVFAGFSLASIIGIPLGTLISTTFSWHDSFWMISGITVLALALLFWLVPRDTPQHKSKLKHQFTLLKEPQIILGVLFVICVCAADYTIYTYIRPLFTNEMGFDNTWLNWLLFGMGIFFIIGNKFGGYLAENGGLLRLRSVYITMTCLSFLLGPLLGLKWLAACIIAILCVTFASYGSSTQLLFLDIAEKNYPQSLDLASSLNSIFANIGISLGSLTAAQTVQYASLDKVGYVSGIYGLLATALVFYLSQHQKNKRL from the coding sequence ATGAGATATCGTTTACAAGCGTATCTTTTTGTTTTTATCGCTTTTATGCTCGGATGTAATGAATACATCATTGTTGGGGTCTTACCTGATATCGCCACTGAATATCAGATGTCACTTGCACCTTTAGGGTTGTTAGTCACAGTTTTTGCGATCATTTACGCCTTATGTACCCCGTTAGTCACAGCTTTTACCGGACGTTTCAAACGTCACCAAGTTTTGTTGTTGTTGACAAGCGTCTTTTTGCTTGGCAACACTTGGACTGCTCTTGCGACGGATTTCACTTCGCTTTTACTCTCACGGATCTTGACTGCCAGCGTCTCAGGTGCGATCATCTCGCTTGTTTTAGTGATGGCAAATTACATTGCGCCCCGCGAAAAACGTGCCAGTCTCGTCTCCTGGGTCTTTGCAGGTTTTAGCTTAGCTTCGATCATCGGGATCCCACTTGGAACTTTGATCAGTACGACTTTTTCTTGGCACGATAGCTTTTGGATGATCAGTGGGATCACGGTCCTTGCGTTAGCCTTATTATTTTGGCTCGTTCCCCGTGATACACCACAACACAAGAGCAAATTGAAGCACCAATTCACTTTATTAAAAGAACCCCAAATTATTTTAGGTGTCTTATTTGTCATCTGCGTGTGTGCAGCTGACTACACGATCTATACGTATATCCGCCCGCTCTTTACAAATGAGATGGGGTTTGATAATACTTGGCTCAATTGGTTGTTATTTGGGATGGGGATCTTCTTTATCATTGGGAATAAATTTGGCGGATATTTGGCCGAAAATGGTGGGCTCTTACGGCTAAGAAGCGTTTATATCACGATGACTTGTTTATCTTTTTTGCTTGGACCATTACTTGGTCTCAAATGGCTTGCCGCTTGTATCATCGCGATACTTTGTGTAACTTTTGCAAGTTATGGTTCTTCAACACAATTGTTGTTTTTAGATATCGCTGAAAAAAACTATCCTCAATCACTTGACCTCGCTTCTTCGCTCAATTCGATCTTTGCTAATATCGGGATCTCACTTGGATCGCTAACTGCTGCTCAAACTGTCCAATATGCTAGTTTAGATAAAGTTGGCTATGTCAGTGGGATCTATGGGCTTTTAGCTACGGCTCTCGTTTTTTACTTAAGTCAACACCAAAAAAATAAGAGGCTGTGA
- a CDS encoding aspartate aminotransferase family protein, whose product MSENEHLLAIESQHLATQSRIKYFDIVISSGNGALLKDATGREYIDLLASASSTNTGHSHPKVVQAITEQAKRLIQYTPAYFANETAAKLTAKLTALAPISGPVKLLWGNSGSDANDAVIKLARAYTKRQYIVTFTGAYHGATYGALSASAVSLNMTRKIGPLLPGIIKVPFPDPWKKKDYETEEQFVTRMFEEFLHPFETYLPPDEVALILIEPIQGDGGIVKAPPTFLEKVYRFAKKHQILFAVDEVNQGLGRTGKWWSIEHFGLEPDLVTVGKSLASGLPLSAVLGRAEILEALDAPAHLFTTAGNPVTSAAALATLEVIEEEKLVTRSKELGQLAEAFFKQAQKTYDFIGDVRMYGLNGGIDIVDPVTKKPSQMLATQLIFAIFERGALMISLRGNILRFQPPLVITKAQLQKAFTIIEAAFNAQKQGKLTLPQNATELGW is encoded by the coding sequence ATGTCAGAAAATGAACACTTACTTGCTATCGAAAGTCAACATTTGGCCACTCAATCGCGGATCAAATATTTCGACATCGTGATCAGCTCAGGTAATGGAGCTCTCCTAAAAGACGCTACTGGACGTGAGTATATCGATCTTTTAGCTTCTGCTTCTTCAACCAATACAGGCCACTCACATCCTAAAGTCGTACAAGCGATCACAGAGCAGGCAAAACGTTTGATCCAATATACACCAGCTTATTTTGCTAACGAAACTGCCGCCAAATTGACAGCTAAACTAACAGCTTTAGCTCCGATCTCAGGTCCAGTCAAGTTATTATGGGGTAATTCTGGTTCTGATGCAAACGATGCAGTGATCAAACTTGCACGCGCCTATACCAAACGGCAATATATCGTCACTTTTACTGGTGCTTACCATGGTGCGACTTATGGAGCTCTGAGCGCTTCAGCAGTCAGTTTAAATATGACAAGAAAGATCGGACCATTATTACCTGGGATCATCAAAGTTCCCTTTCCTGATCCATGGAAGAAAAAAGACTACGAGACTGAAGAGCAATTTGTGACGCGGATGTTTGAAGAATTCCTCCATCCGTTTGAGACATACTTACCACCAGATGAAGTCGCTTTGATCTTGATCGAACCGATCCAAGGCGATGGTGGGATCGTCAAAGCCCCACCAACTTTTTTAGAAAAAGTCTATCGATTCGCTAAAAAACACCAGATCTTGTTTGCCGTCGATGAAGTCAATCAAGGACTCGGTCGGACTGGCAAATGGTGGTCGATCGAACACTTTGGTCTAGAACCAGATTTAGTCACAGTCGGCAAATCATTGGCTAGTGGTCTACCTCTTAGTGCTGTTTTAGGCCGTGCTGAGATCTTAGAAGCTCTAGATGCTCCAGCTCATCTTTTTACTACAGCGGGTAATCCAGTCACTAGTGCCGCAGCGCTAGCCACTTTAGAAGTCATCGAAGAAGAAAAACTTGTAACTCGGTCAAAAGAACTCGGTCAGCTAGCAGAAGCATTTTTCAAGCAAGCCCAGAAAACTTATGATTTTATCGGTGACGTACGGATGTATGGCTTAAACGGTGGGATCGATATCGTTGATCCTGTGACTAAAAAACCTTCGCAAATGCTCGCAACTCAGCTGATCTTTGCGATTTTTGAACGTGGCGCACTTATGATCAGTTTGCGCGGAAACATCTTGCGTTTCCAACCACCACTTGTGATCACAAAAGCTCAACTCCAGAAAGCTTTTACGATCATCGAAGCCGCCTTTAACGCCCAAAAACAAGGGAAATTGACTTTACCTCAAAATGCTACTGAATTAGGCTGGTGA
- a CDS encoding amidohydrolase family protein: MSKKIDVFAHVLPPRFRTQMLAKVPDVLERYPFMQHPLLSDFTLRKQHARPEELQVISNVNLNPEDYFGPKEAARLCRELNNELSELVTTHPELFYRAVGAVPLNNMKATKEILAEIATAKELCGAQIFTRALGKSIADESYEELFATAAKLHLPLWLHPIFDQRKPDNNIIFSWEYELSQAMLEIVQAGLLTKYPELKIIVHHAGGMVPYFAGRIEHILPAEQANAFKAFYVDTALLGNKKALELAVAYYGEKHVLYGTDAPLGIAPAGAGRAIQQALVAADISSAQLEQIYFKNFERILAKK; the protein is encoded by the coding sequence ATGTCTAAAAAGATCGATGTCTTTGCGCATGTTTTGCCACCACGTTTTCGAACGCAAATGTTGGCTAAAGTGCCAGATGTTTTAGAACGGTATCCTTTTATGCAACATCCGCTTTTGAGCGACTTTACTTTGCGCAAACAGCACGCGCGCCCAGAGGAACTTCAAGTTATCTCAAATGTAAATCTCAATCCTGAAGACTATTTTGGACCGAAAGAGGCCGCGCGTTTATGTCGTGAATTGAATAATGAGCTAAGTGAGCTTGTGACGACGCACCCAGAGCTTTTTTATCGTGCAGTCGGAGCTGTGCCACTAAATAATATGAAAGCGACAAAAGAGATCTTGGCTGAGATCGCGACTGCAAAAGAACTTTGTGGGGCACAGATCTTTACCCGCGCTTTAGGTAAGAGCATTGCCGATGAGAGTTATGAAGAACTTTTTGCTACAGCAGCTAAATTACATTTACCGCTCTGGCTGCACCCGATTTTTGACCAACGCAAACCAGATAATAACATCATTTTTAGTTGGGAGTATGAATTGAGCCAAGCGATGCTCGAAATAGTCCAAGCAGGCTTGTTGACTAAATATCCAGAATTAAAGATCATCGTACACCATGCTGGTGGGATGGTCCCGTATTTTGCTGGGCGCATCGAACATATTTTACCAGCTGAGCAGGCTAATGCTTTCAAAGCTTTTTATGTCGATACGGCGTTATTAGGAAATAAAAAAGCTTTAGAATTGGCTGTTGCTTATTACGGCGAGAAGCATGTTTTATATGGGACTGATGCCCCACTTGGGATCGCACCGGCTGGCGCAGGTCGAGCGATCCAGCAGGCGCTAGTAGCTGCTGATATTTCTTCTGCACAGTTAGAGCAGATCTATTTTAAGAATTTTGAAAGAATACTTGCCAAGAAATAA
- a CDS encoding putative quinol monooxygenase, protein MNLTEPPLIKMYDLVLKPEKQAEYLVYGKRNLELSIQTEPQTLAMHALQKENDTFHKVVFEIYTDLAAQKRHQNAPQFKKYAAFAKDALVEKNETELIPELLLEKVDFLSGKTHAPLLVRLARLKIKDRHMAAFKAAVFSEMRQAIALETGVLALYATSLKNEPDVWLFLEFYQNEVAYQAHLKTPHFEEYLAKTKDALEKKELQTLREETLVSQGNIDYERKR, encoded by the coding sequence ATGAATTTGACTGAGCCACCCTTGATCAAAATGTATGATCTAGTGCTCAAACCAGAAAAACAAGCTGAATATCTTGTTTATGGAAAACGCAATTTAGAACTTTCGATCCAAACAGAACCACAGACTTTAGCAATGCATGCACTTCAAAAAGAAAATGATACTTTTCATAAAGTTGTTTTTGAGATCTATACTGATCTTGCAGCACAAAAGCGTCATCAAAATGCACCGCAGTTCAAAAAATATGCGGCTTTTGCCAAAGATGCTCTAGTCGAGAAAAATGAGACTGAACTTATTCCTGAGTTGTTATTGGAAAAGGTCGATTTTTTGAGCGGTAAAACCCACGCACCGTTACTTGTGCGCCTAGCTCGTTTGAAGATCAAAGATCGACATATGGCAGCCTTTAAAGCAGCTGTTTTTAGTGAGATGCGCCAAGCGATCGCTTTAGAAACAGGTGTTTTAGCGCTGTATGCTACTTCACTAAAAAATGAACCAGATGTCTGGCTTTTTTTAGAGTTTTACCAAAATGAAGTGGCGTACCAAGCACACTTGAAAACACCACATTTTGAAGAATATCTAGCTAAAACAAAAGACGCACTTGAAAAAAAAGAGTTGCAAACATTGCGGGAAGAAACACTTGTCAGTCAAGGTAATATTGATTATGAAAGAAAGCGTTAG